Proteins from one Deinococcus sp. AB2017081 genomic window:
- the rplL gene encoding 50S ribosomal protein L7/L12, with the protein MAYDKQALIDQLGTLTIMELADLIDGLKETWGVTAAVAAGPAAGPAAAAEEEKTEFDVVLVDAGASKINVIKEIRAITGLGLKEAKDMSEKGGALKEGISKDEAEKIKAQLEAAGAKVELK; encoded by the coding sequence ATGGCTTACGACAAACAGGCTCTGATTGACCAGCTCGGCACCCTCACCATCATGGAACTCGCGGACCTCATCGACGGTCTGAAAGAGACCTGGGGCGTTACTGCCGCCGTGGCTGCCGGCCCCGCCGCTGGCCCTGCCGCCGCTGCCGAAGAAGAGAAGACCGAGTTCGACGTCGTGCTGGTGGACGCCGGCGCGAGCAAGATCAACGTCATTAAGGAAATCCGCGCGATCACGGGCCTGGGCCTGAAGGAAGCGAAGGACATGAGCGAGAAGGGCGGCGCCCTGAAGGAAGGCATCTCCAAGGACGAGGCCGAGAAGATCAAGGCCCAGCTGGAAGCCGCCGGCGCCAAGGTCGAACTCAAGTAA
- a CDS encoding GIY-YIG nuclease family protein: MSAVVPTARPGIYRITHRPSGCSLLRVSVNVDAVLNRIRFELQTGTHRHAVLQHDWTADGADAFEFTVLDTLAPGDVTPATLRDDLAGLLLLWQEHLEPSLPCRY; this comes from the coding sequence GTGAGCGCGGTCGTTCCCACAGCCCGCCCGGGCATCTACCGGATCACGCATCGGCCCAGTGGCTGCAGCCTGCTGCGGGTCAGCGTGAACGTGGACGCCGTCCTGAACCGTATTCGCTTTGAACTCCAGACCGGCACCCACCGCCACGCCGTCCTGCAACACGACTGGACAGCCGACGGCGCTGACGCGTTCGAGTTCACGGTGCTGGACACCCTGGCGCCCGGTGACGTGACTCCCGCGACCCTGCGCGATGACCTTGCTGGGCTGCTGCTGCTGTGGCAGGAGCACCTGGAGCCGTCTCTGCCGTGCCGGTACTGA
- the rplJ gene encoding 50S ribosomal protein L10, whose amino-acid sequence MANEKNQQTLVSLHKSLTDIETFYVVDYQGLTAGQLGKLRKDIREKGGQLIVAKNTLINRALQDGGRDFTDALKGPSALVLAQTDPAGVAKALSDAAKSNDKGIPAIKGGFVEGNKVDVKVVERLASLGSKQQLQAELVGVLSAHLSNFVGILEAYKTKLEEQGA is encoded by the coding sequence GTGGCGAACGAAAAGAACCAGCAGACCCTGGTGAGCCTGCACAAGAGCCTGACGGACATCGAGACGTTCTACGTCGTCGACTACCAGGGCCTGACCGCCGGCCAGCTGGGCAAACTGCGCAAGGACATCCGCGAGAAGGGCGGGCAGCTCATCGTTGCCAAGAACACCCTGATCAACCGTGCCCTTCAGGACGGTGGCCGTGACTTCACGGACGCCCTGAAAGGCCCCAGCGCCCTGGTGCTGGCCCAGACCGACCCCGCCGGTGTGGCGAAGGCCCTGAGCGACGCCGCCAAGAGCAACGACAAGGGCATTCCCGCCATCAAGGGCGGCTTTGTCGAGGGCAACAAGGTCGACGTGAAGGTCGTCGAGCGTCTGGCCAGCCTGGGCAGCAAGCAGCAGCTCCAGGCCGAACTGGTCGGCGTGCTCAGCGCCCACCTGTCGAACTTCGTGGGTATCCTCGAAGCCTACAAGACCAAACTCGAAGAGCAGGGCGCGTAA